Proteins encoded in a region of the Synechococcus sp. BIOS-U3-1 genome:
- a CDS encoding photosystem I reaction center subunit II PsaD encodes MTSTPLTGQLPQYIGSTGGLLNSAETEEKYAITWSSKTDQVFELPTGGAAVMNTGENIMYFARKEQCLALGTQLRTKFKPRIEDYKIYRIYPGGDTEFLHPKDGVFSEKVNEGRPMVGHNPRRIGQNTNPAKIKFSGRDTFDT; translated from the coding sequence ATGACATCAACTCCCTTGACAGGACAGCTTCCCCAGTACATCGGAAGCACCGGTGGTCTGCTCAATTCCGCTGAAACAGAAGAGAAATACGCCATTACCTGGAGCAGCAAAACCGATCAGGTTTTCGAACTCCCAACAGGCGGAGCAGCGGTGATGAACACCGGCGAGAACATCATGTATTTCGCACGCAAAGAACAGTGCTTAGCGCTTGGCACTCAATTGCGTACCAAATTCAAGCCCCGCATCGAGGACTACAAGATTTACCGGATTTACCCCGGCGGAGACACTGAGTTCCTGCATCCCAAGGACGGCGTATTCTCCGAAAAAGTCAATGAGGGACGTCCGATGGTGGGTCACAACCCACGCCGTATCGGCCAGAACACCAATCCTGCCAAGATCAAGTTCAGTGGTCGCGACACGTTCGACACCTGA
- a CDS encoding sensor histidine kinase, which yields MATGVPTGQASDTNARRLWWGGLEVLQDLLEIQDNTATGIWLAAPLPALYAPGLLQRFQGWVWAPEALDVLSAAERSTLLPLDRFNVRETPLATSNEHFQRLPLRESDSHDPLLIVITSRLQVALALNGEEGQRQLLMRSEPDILGQALTLVEQRLRLDAPEQADVLQQAVRQLGPLQSSSDLATRFWPCLAERLAGMAPTVMLQTAQASKAPSPPQQPENSQGDEDAELSLLEAITHEVRTPLATIRTLIRSLLRRRDLPQQVLGRLQQIDTECSEQIDRFGLIFQAAELQRQPHRSSALARTDLGAMLNLLAPGWEQQLQRRGLHLKLNLESGLPPVLSDPGRLEPMLGGLIDRCSRSLPAGSSLDLTLQPAGARLKLQILTKTPDQLSTSVADDDHLSQERLGPVLSWNTSTGGLQLSQTATRRLLERLGGRLTQRRDRGLTVFFPIADHC from the coding sequence ATGGCGACCGGCGTCCCCACCGGTCAGGCCAGCGATACCAATGCCAGACGGCTTTGGTGGGGGGGGTTGGAAGTCCTGCAGGATCTGCTGGAGATCCAGGACAACACCGCCACAGGCATCTGGCTGGCGGCACCCCTGCCAGCCCTTTATGCGCCAGGTCTGCTCCAGCGGTTCCAGGGCTGGGTCTGGGCACCTGAGGCCCTCGATGTGCTGAGTGCCGCCGAGCGTTCAACCCTGCTCCCACTGGATCGCTTCAATGTCAGAGAGACCCCTTTAGCCACCTCCAACGAGCACTTTCAGCGCCTGCCGTTAAGAGAGTCCGACAGTCACGATCCACTGCTGATCGTGATCACAAGCCGGCTCCAGGTGGCCCTGGCCCTCAATGGCGAAGAGGGACAGCGACAGCTACTCATGCGCAGTGAACCCGACATCCTTGGCCAGGCACTGACGCTAGTTGAACAGCGTTTACGCCTCGATGCGCCCGAGCAGGCTGACGTGCTGCAGCAGGCGGTTCGTCAACTCGGCCCTTTACAGAGCAGCAGCGATCTGGCCACACGGTTCTGGCCCTGCTTGGCGGAGCGGCTGGCAGGGATGGCACCCACGGTCATGTTGCAAACAGCGCAGGCGTCTAAAGCGCCGTCACCCCCTCAACAGCCTGAGAATAGTCAAGGAGATGAGGACGCTGAACTCTCTCTGCTGGAGGCCATCACGCATGAAGTGCGTACTCCCTTGGCCACCATCCGCACCTTGATCCGCTCCCTGCTGCGCCGTCGTGACCTGCCCCAGCAGGTGCTCGGTCGCCTGCAACAGATCGACACGGAATGCAGCGAACAAATCGATCGATTCGGGCTAATTTTTCAGGCGGCCGAACTGCAGCGGCAGCCACACCGCTCATCGGCGCTGGCTCGCACTGACCTTGGAGCGATGCTGAATCTTCTGGCACCGGGCTGGGAACAACAGCTTCAACGCCGTGGATTGCATCTCAAGCTGAATCTGGAGAGTGGGCTTCCCCCAGTACTCAGCGATCCAGGTCGACTAGAACCCATGCTTGGAGGACTGATTGATCGTTGCAGCCGCAGCCTGCCGGCAGGGAGCAGCCTTGATCTGACCCTTCAACCTGCGGGTGCCCGCCTGAAGCTGCAGATTCTCACTAAGACCCCTGATCAGCTCTCCACCTCAGTGGCCGACGACGACCACTTGTCCCAAGAACGGCTAGGTCCCGTGCTCAGTTGGAACACCAGCACTGGAGGGCTGCAGCTGAGTCAGACGGCAACCCGTCGCCTACTTGAGCGTCTGGGCGGGCGCCTCACCCAGCGCCGGGACCGAGGGCTGACGGTGTTCTTTCCGATCGCCGATCATTGTTGA
- a CDS encoding lipid-A-disaccharide synthase-related protein, whose translation MLVISNGHGEDLIALRIIEALHRLQPAWTVKVLPLVGQGSCFQAAVENGWVQKIGPGARLPSGGFSNQSLRALLSDLMAGLPLLTWKQWICLRRERRSTAAILAVGDLLPLLMAWSTRRPFGFIGTPKSDYTWSSGPGQALSDRYHALKGSEWDPWEWQLMKLRSCRLVAMRDRLTARGLRRHGVNATSLGNPMMDGLAPSPPPASLERCRRILLLCGSRMPEALHNFHRLISGLMQMPSSVPLAVLAALGSTPLQHELKELLQNLGFRSCPPPSTALEAAECWVYGRVLLLIGPGRFQQWVAWAEAGVATAGTATEQMVGLGIPALSLPGPGPQFTRGFAERQSRLLGGAVRTCRSEEELGRRLAQLLNDPLLRQDMGRMGRQRMGPAGGSEAIAKEVIGQLAPDR comes from the coding sequence CTGCTGGTGATCAGCAACGGACACGGCGAGGATCTGATCGCACTGAGAATCATTGAAGCGCTGCACCGACTGCAGCCTGCCTGGACCGTGAAAGTGCTGCCTCTCGTCGGCCAGGGCAGCTGCTTTCAGGCCGCTGTTGAGAACGGTTGGGTGCAGAAGATCGGTCCGGGGGCACGACTACCCAGCGGGGGATTCAGCAATCAGAGCCTGCGTGCTCTCCTGTCGGATCTGATGGCAGGTCTGCCGCTGCTCACCTGGAAGCAATGGATCTGTCTGCGGAGGGAGCGCAGGTCCACTGCCGCAATCCTGGCCGTAGGAGATCTGCTCCCTCTGCTGATGGCCTGGAGCACCCGGCGGCCGTTCGGGTTCATCGGCACTCCCAAAAGCGACTACACCTGGAGCAGCGGGCCAGGGCAAGCCTTGAGTGATCGTTATCACGCACTCAAAGGCAGCGAATGGGATCCATGGGAATGGCAGCTGATGAAACTACGAAGCTGCCGCCTGGTTGCCATGCGTGACCGCCTCACGGCAAGGGGGCTTCGCCGCCACGGTGTCAACGCGACCAGCCTCGGCAACCCCATGATGGATGGTCTTGCTCCGTCCCCACCCCCCGCAAGCCTGGAGCGATGCCGACGCATCTTGCTGCTGTGCGGCAGCCGGATGCCGGAGGCATTGCATAACTTCCACCGCCTGATCAGTGGACTGATGCAAATGCCCAGCAGCGTGCCTCTGGCCGTTCTGGCAGCCCTCGGCTCCACACCCCTGCAGCACGAGCTGAAGGAACTGCTGCAAAACCTGGGATTCCGCAGTTGTCCGCCTCCAAGCACCGCCCTCGAGGCGGCTGAATGCTGGGTGTATGGGCGGGTGCTTCTCCTGATTGGACCAGGGCGATTCCAGCAATGGGTGGCTTGGGCGGAAGCGGGAGTTGCCACCGCTGGCACAGCCACAGAACAAATGGTGGGGCTGGGAATCCCAGCACTGTCCTTGCCGGGTCCCGGGCCACAGTTCACCCGTGGCTTCGCCGAAAGGCAGAGCCGACTGCTGGGTGGCGCCGTCCGCACCTGTCGATCGGAAGAGGAGCTGGGCCGCCGGCTTGCCCAACTTCTCAACGACCCTTTGCTGCGACAAGACATGGGACGCATGGGTCGCCAGAGAATGGGCCCGGCCGGCGGAAGCGAAGCCATTGCCAAAGAGGTGATCGGCCAGCTCGCACCCGACCGCTGA
- a CDS encoding helix-turn-helix transcriptional regulator — protein sequence MLTQRKPTRSCLADIEHYFRQPPPLFLDLELAVCWVLDCLLQNDSYPSGLLQRLQSDHPKLRLSETVLHQAVDFLEQQEMLDSYTKRCPSRGRPRRMLHLHQSARGQAERLMEPWSRWLHEHDPLTTSPVTT from the coding sequence ATGCTCACCCAACGCAAACCAACGCGCTCCTGTCTGGCGGACATCGAACACTATTTCCGACAGCCCCCGCCGCTTTTTCTGGATCTCGAGCTAGCGGTCTGCTGGGTTCTTGATTGCCTTCTTCAAAACGACAGCTATCCCTCAGGACTGCTTCAGCGCCTTCAGAGTGATCATCCAAAACTGCGACTCTCCGAAACAGTGCTGCATCAGGCAGTCGATTTTCTCGAGCAGCAGGAGATGCTTGATTCCTATACCAAGCGCTGTCCCAGCAGGGGTCGACCCCGCCGAATGCTGCATCTGCATCAGAGCGCCAGAGGACAGGCTGAACGCCTAATGGAACCCTGGAGCCGCTGGCTGCATGAACACGATCCACTGACCACCTCGCCAGTGACCACTTAG
- a CDS encoding Mrp/NBP35 family ATP-binding protein, whose amino-acid sequence MTTAEQATQALSDLRDAGSDRSLLDLGWLDQVRVDPPRAVIRLNLPGFAQNQRDQIVNGARQRLLQLEGIDDVQIELGQPPSQGGIGQAGHGQVAERQSIPGVRHVIAVSSGKGGVGKSTVAVNLACSLAVRGLKVGLLDADIYGPNAPTMLGVADRTPEVSGSGDNQCMQPIETCGVAMVSMGLLIEENQPVIWRGPMLNGIIRQFLYQVQWGERDVLVVDLPPGTGDAQLSLAQAVPMAGVVIVTTPQQVALQDARRGLAMFRQMNIPVLGVVENMSAFIPPDQPDRRYALFGTGGGKTLADAFDVPLLGQIPMEMPVQEGGDQGKPITLSKPDSVSAKTFLSLADRLSPMVTREA is encoded by the coding sequence ATGACCACTGCGGAACAGGCCACTCAGGCGCTCAGCGACCTCCGCGATGCGGGAAGTGACCGTTCTCTGTTGGACCTCGGTTGGCTCGACCAGGTCCGAGTGGACCCTCCACGGGCTGTGATCAGGCTGAACCTGCCTGGATTCGCCCAGAACCAGCGTGACCAGATTGTGAATGGTGCGAGGCAGCGACTCCTGCAACTGGAAGGCATTGACGATGTCCAGATCGAACTGGGTCAACCACCCTCCCAGGGAGGAATCGGACAGGCAGGCCATGGACAGGTTGCAGAACGACAGTCGATACCAGGAGTCCGCCACGTGATTGCGGTCAGCAGCGGCAAGGGTGGAGTCGGCAAAAGCACGGTGGCCGTGAATCTGGCCTGTTCTCTGGCCGTGCGCGGGCTGAAGGTGGGTCTTCTGGATGCCGATATCTATGGCCCCAATGCCCCGACCATGCTTGGCGTTGCAGACCGCACACCCGAGGTGAGCGGCAGCGGCGACAACCAGTGCATGCAGCCGATTGAGACCTGCGGTGTTGCCATGGTGTCCATGGGCCTGCTGATTGAAGAGAACCAACCCGTGATCTGGCGCGGACCCATGCTCAACGGGATCATTCGCCAATTTCTCTATCAAGTGCAGTGGGGAGAGCGCGATGTCTTGGTGGTTGACCTGCCGCCAGGCACCGGTGATGCGCAATTGTCTTTAGCCCAGGCCGTTCCCATGGCTGGCGTGGTGATCGTGACCACCCCCCAGCAAGTGGCCCTTCAGGATGCACGACGCGGACTGGCGATGTTCCGCCAGATGAACATCCCCGTGCTGGGTGTCGTCGAAAACATGAGTGCTTTCATTCCACCCGACCAGCCCGACCGTCGATATGCCCTCTTCGGCACAGGTGGTGGGAAGACTTTGGCCGATGCCTTCGACGTCCCCCTCCTTGGCCAAATTCCGATGGAGATGCCTGTTCAGGAGGGCGGAGATCAAGGCAAACCGATCACCTTGTCGAAGCCCGACTCGGTCAGCGCCAAGACCTTTCTGTCGCTGGCAGATCGTCTTTCACCGATGGTGACCAGAGAAGCCTGA
- the hemF gene encoding oxygen-dependent coproporphyrinogen oxidase: protein MVRSLLKRLKGRMLGAVPSSSAAVTGERPPADSRERARALVMGLQDEICSGLEQIDGVGKFQEESWDRPEGGGGRSRVMREGRIFEQGGVNFSEVHGKELPPSILKQRPEAKGHPWFATGTSMVLHPRNPFVPTVHLNYRYFEAGPVWWFGGGADLTPYYPFLEDARHFHRTHQKACDSVDERLYQVFKPWCDEYFFLKHRQETRGIGGIFYDYQDGSGRLYRGQDPEGPAAHKAAEIGSVNLSWEQLHDLARANGTAFLPAYAPIIEKRNGLSYGERERQFQLYRRGRYVEFNLVWDRGTIFGLQTNGRTESILMSLPPLARWEYGYQAEEGSREALLTDLFTRPQHWFDDPSLEERCRPHQAVN from the coding sequence ATGGTCCGTTCCCTGCTTAAGCGTTTAAAGGGCCGGATGCTCGGGGCCGTGCCCTCGTCGTCTGCGGCTGTCACTGGAGAGCGTCCCCCCGCCGACTCCCGTGAGCGTGCCCGTGCGCTGGTGATGGGTCTTCAAGATGAGATCTGCTCAGGTTTGGAGCAGATCGATGGTGTGGGCAAGTTTCAGGAGGAGAGCTGGGATCGACCTGAAGGAGGAGGTGGCCGTTCCCGCGTCATGCGTGAAGGCCGCATCTTTGAGCAGGGAGGCGTGAATTTCTCAGAGGTGCATGGCAAGGAATTACCACCCTCAATCCTCAAACAGCGTCCGGAGGCCAAGGGGCATCCGTGGTTTGCCACCGGTACCTCCATGGTTCTGCATCCCAGAAATCCATTCGTGCCGACGGTGCATCTCAACTACCGCTACTTCGAGGCTGGACCGGTTTGGTGGTTCGGAGGAGGTGCCGATCTCACCCCCTACTACCCCTTCCTCGAGGATGCTCGCCACTTTCATCGCACCCATCAAAAAGCTTGCGATTCAGTCGATGAACGCCTTTACCAGGTGTTCAAGCCTTGGTGTGATGAGTACTTTTTTCTGAAGCATCGCCAGGAGACAAGGGGGATTGGTGGCATCTTTTACGACTACCAGGATGGGTCAGGGCGTCTTTACCGCGGTCAGGATCCTGAGGGTCCAGCCGCTCATAAAGCGGCTGAGATCGGTTCAGTAAATCTCTCCTGGGAGCAGCTGCATGATTTGGCGAGGGCCAACGGAACGGCATTTCTTCCCGCCTATGCGCCGATTATCGAAAAGCGCAATGGTCTCTCCTACGGAGAGCGCGAGCGTCAGTTCCAGTTGTACCGACGTGGCAGGTATGTGGAATTCAATCTTGTTTGGGATCGCGGAACGATCTTCGGATTGCAGACCAATGGCCGCACTGAATCGATCCTGATGTCTCTACCGCCTTTGGCCCGCTGGGAATATGGCTATCAAGCCGAGGAGGGGTCTCGCGAAGCCCTTCTTACGGATCTGTTCACTCGTCCACAGCATTGGTTCGATGATCCGTCCCTTGAGGAACGCTGTCGACCGCATCAGGCGGTGAACTGA
- a CDS encoding ribonuclease D — protein sequence MAEIPNEPCAFAVFDGDLDQDWYDRFAQAKSLAVDTEAMGLIHGRDRLCLVQICDDRDQVACIRVGLGQTEAPRLKSLMEAQAIEKVFHFARFDVAALATGLSIRVNPVFCTKVGSRLARTYTPRHGLKDLVMELVGVELDKQAQSSDWGRVDELSDVQLAYAANDARYLLPARRQLEVMLRREGRWELAQRCFACVPVMSDLDRFRFVNTFEH from the coding sequence ATGGCTGAGATCCCCAATGAGCCCTGCGCATTCGCAGTCTTTGACGGAGACCTTGATCAGGACTGGTATGACCGCTTTGCGCAGGCGAAGTCCCTCGCGGTCGACACCGAAGCCATGGGGCTGATTCATGGACGTGACCGACTCTGTCTGGTGCAGATCTGCGACGACAGAGACCAGGTTGCCTGCATTCGTGTTGGTCTTGGCCAGACGGAAGCCCCACGGTTGAAGTCTTTGATGGAGGCTCAAGCCATTGAAAAGGTGTTCCATTTCGCCAGGTTTGATGTGGCGGCGCTGGCTACGGGGCTTTCAATCCGAGTCAATCCTGTGTTCTGCACCAAAGTGGGGAGTCGCCTTGCACGCACTTACACCCCGCGGCACGGCCTCAAGGATCTAGTCATGGAACTGGTTGGAGTTGAGCTCGACAAACAGGCCCAGAGCAGTGATTGGGGCAGGGTTGATGAGTTGAGCGATGTCCAGCTGGCCTACGCCGCCAACGATGCCCGTTATCTACTGCCTGCGCGTCGCCAGCTGGAGGTGATGTTGCGTCGGGAGGGGCGCTGGGAGCTGGCGCAGCGTTGCTTCGCGTGCGTTCCCGTGATGTCTGATCTGGATCGTTTCCGCTTCGTTAATACCTTCGAACACTGA
- the rodA gene encoding rod shape-determining protein RodA — protein sequence MLSGVGLSGQPLHRRPIKRQGRGRERDWILWGVPLAMVAISSFLILSIERQVALKGLSTFSFSLLGLLQFINTQLWLSQLVTALFGIVIALLLAKFRLDRLKPLLLPIYISTVFSLIAVQVIGTSALGAQRWISIGPFNIQPSEFAKLSAILLLAAVLDRHPVERPVDLLRPLGIISIPWLLVFIQPDLGTSLVFGALLLAMLYWSGMPFEWLVLLLSPLITALLAGLFPWGLAAWIPLTLGIAYRSLPWKKVALALVLSVQSAAALVTPWLWNNGLQDYQRDRLVLFLDPTKDPLGGGYHLLQSTVGIGSGGLFGTGLLRGQLTKLRFIPEQHTDFIFSALGEEMGFVGTILVVVGFALLMGRLLQVAGKARTDFESLVVIGVATMLMFQVVVNIFMTIGLGPVTGIPLPFMSYGRSAMVVNFIALGVCLSVARRSRRALIR from the coding sequence ATGTTGTCAGGAGTCGGCCTCAGCGGACAACCCCTGCACAGAAGGCCGATCAAACGGCAGGGGCGTGGTCGCGAGCGGGACTGGATTCTCTGGGGAGTACCGCTGGCCATGGTGGCAATTTCCAGCTTTTTAATCCTCAGCATCGAGCGTCAAGTAGCACTCAAAGGGTTGTCTACATTCTCCTTTAGTCTTTTAGGACTGCTTCAGTTTATTAATACCCAGCTGTGGTTATCGCAGCTCGTGACTGCTCTTTTCGGGATCGTCATTGCATTACTTTTGGCGAAATTCAGGCTCGATCGCTTAAAGCCTTTATTACTTCCTATTTATATCTCCACAGTATTCAGCCTGATTGCGGTGCAGGTCATTGGCACCTCTGCACTAGGCGCCCAGCGGTGGATCAGCATCGGACCTTTCAACATTCAGCCTTCGGAATTCGCAAAATTATCGGCCATTCTTTTGCTTGCGGCTGTGCTGGATCGGCACCCTGTCGAAAGACCAGTCGATCTGCTGCGTCCGTTAGGGATCATCTCAATTCCCTGGCTGCTGGTGTTCATCCAGCCCGACCTGGGCACATCTCTGGTGTTCGGAGCGCTGCTCCTGGCAATGCTCTATTGGTCGGGAATGCCTTTTGAGTGGCTAGTTCTGCTGCTCTCCCCGCTAATCACGGCACTTCTCGCTGGACTCTTCCCCTGGGGACTCGCCGCATGGATCCCACTCACCTTGGGCATCGCCTACCGGTCTCTGCCCTGGAAAAAGGTCGCGCTGGCTTTAGTGCTCTCGGTTCAGAGCGCAGCTGCACTGGTCACTCCCTGGCTCTGGAACAACGGTCTGCAGGATTATCAGCGCGACCGACTTGTGCTGTTTCTCGACCCCACTAAGGACCCCTTGGGTGGTGGCTATCACCTCCTGCAGAGCACTGTGGGAATTGGTTCCGGAGGACTGTTTGGCACTGGCCTGTTGCGAGGACAACTCACCAAGCTGCGTTTCATCCCTGAGCAGCACACCGATTTCATCTTCAGCGCACTAGGCGAGGAGATGGGATTCGTGGGCACAATTCTTGTCGTGGTTGGCTTCGCACTTCTGATGGGGCGCCTGCTTCAGGTGGCAGGGAAAGCTCGCACCGACTTTGAATCGTTGGTGGTGATCGGCGTCGCCACGATGCTGATGTTTCAGGTTGTGGTGAACATCTTCATGACCATCGGCCTTGGGCCCGTGACTGGAATTCCACTGCCCTTCATGAGCTACGGACGCAGCGCCATGGTGGTGAATTTCATCGCCCTTGGTGTGTGCCTGTCCGTGGCAAGGCGATCAAGACGAGCTCTGATCCGTTGA
- a CDS encoding anthranilate synthase component I family protein, whose translation MLSPDRKAFLQAAESGATLIPVACSWPADLETPLTTWLKVGDQRPPGVLLESVEGGETLGRWSVVACDPLWTLSAARDGLERTWRDNHHETYSGNPFNCLRSCLEPYRPATLPGLPPLGQLYGMWGYELIRWIEPSVPVHPAIADGPPDGLWMLMDSILIFDQVKRLITAVAYGDLSGQRNAAASPEEAWEGAMARINTLRERMAAPLPPVRPLNWRPDRGATPETRSNRTREDFHQAVDQARDHIAAGDAFQLVVSQRLSADVNHPPLDLYRSLRMINPSPYMAFFDFGDWQLIGSSPEVMVKAEPDQGGIRTVLRPIAGTRPRGSNPVEDRNFEAELLADPKERAEHVMLVDLGRNDLGRVCAPGSVSVRELMVIERYSHVMHIVSEVEGRLAPGKDIWDLMMASFPAGTVSGAPKIRAMQLIHDLEPDARGPYSGVYGSVDLAGALNTAITIRTMVVKPRSDGGWTLQVQAGAGIVADSQPEAEYQETLNKARGLLTALACLEDVEA comes from the coding sequence ATGCTCAGTCCCGACCGCAAAGCCTTTCTGCAAGCCGCTGAATCAGGCGCAACCTTGATCCCAGTGGCCTGTAGCTGGCCAGCAGATCTGGAGACACCGCTGACGACCTGGTTGAAGGTCGGCGACCAACGTCCACCTGGTGTCTTGCTCGAGTCTGTCGAAGGTGGCGAAACACTGGGCCGCTGGAGTGTGGTGGCCTGCGACCCTCTCTGGACGTTGTCAGCCGCTCGCGACGGGCTGGAGCGGACTTGGCGGGACAATCACCACGAGACCTACAGCGGAAACCCCTTCAATTGCCTGAGAAGCTGTCTTGAGCCTTACCGGCCGGCGACACTGCCGGGACTACCTCCGCTCGGCCAGCTCTATGGAATGTGGGGATACGAGCTAATCCGCTGGATCGAGCCCAGCGTTCCTGTTCATCCTGCGATCGCCGATGGTCCACCCGATGGATTGTGGATGCTGATGGACAGCATCCTGATCTTTGACCAGGTCAAACGGCTGATTACCGCTGTCGCCTACGGGGATCTCAGCGGACAGCGCAATGCAGCCGCAAGCCCTGAGGAGGCCTGGGAAGGGGCGATGGCACGCATCAACACATTGCGCGAACGCATGGCAGCCCCCTTGCCGCCCGTGCGGCCTCTCAACTGGAGGCCAGACCGAGGAGCAACTCCAGAGACCAGAAGCAATCGCACCCGAGAGGATTTCCATCAAGCGGTGGATCAGGCGCGAGACCACATCGCTGCTGGTGATGCCTTCCAGCTGGTGGTGAGTCAGCGTCTGAGCGCGGATGTCAATCATCCACCGCTGGATTTGTATCGCAGCCTGCGGATGATCAACCCCTCTCCATACATGGCGTTTTTCGACTTCGGTGACTGGCAGCTGATCGGCTCCAGTCCTGAGGTGATGGTGAAGGCAGAACCGGATCAGGGCGGGATCCGCACGGTGCTGCGACCGATTGCCGGCACAAGACCCCGAGGCAGTAATCCTGTGGAGGACCGAAACTTCGAAGCCGAACTGCTGGCCGATCCCAAGGAGCGCGCCGAGCACGTGATGCTCGTCGACTTGGGCCGCAATGACCTGGGCCGGGTCTGTGCGCCCGGTTCGGTCTCCGTGCGCGAATTGATGGTGATCGAGCGTTATTCCCACGTCATGCACATCGTGAGCGAAGTGGAAGGCCGTCTTGCCCCTGGCAAGGACATCTGGGATCTGATGATGGCCTCCTTTCCGGCAGGAACCGTGAGCGGAGCTCCCAAGATCAGGGCGATGCAGCTCATCCACGACCTTGAACCAGACGCCCGTGGTCCCTACTCCGGGGTCTATGGCTCGGTCGATCTGGCCGGAGCACTCAACACCGCCATCACCATCCGCACCATGGTGGTCAAACCCAGATCCGACGGCGGATGGACCCTGCAGGTGCAGGCCGGAGCGGGAATTGTGGCCGATTCCCAGCCAGAGGCGGAGTATCAGGAAACACTCAACAAGGCGCGCGGATTGCTCACAGCGCTGGCCTGTCTCGAGGACGTCGAAGCATGA
- a CDS encoding cofactor assembly of complex C subunit B translates to MPSPQTSTLLLTALLGIGLVFFLRAASKDRTTVVEVRSPRPPVEVLNGLDAWLKQRGWSQQGGDADRCLLEYRGQVDSSAPLAILLSFLGTVGAGSLGLVVRQMNPSLNWWPLLIAALGPVAGWVYSQRAKRVEEIQIRLIEAEAGEGSTLRLRAHRDELIALELALADPLELASDGALLTSPI, encoded by the coding sequence ATGCCATCCCCCCAGACGTCCACTCTGTTGCTCACTGCGCTGCTGGGGATTGGACTGGTCTTCTTTCTTCGTGCTGCCAGCAAGGATCGCACCACTGTTGTAGAGGTTCGATCACCACGGCCTCCAGTGGAGGTGTTGAACGGACTCGACGCCTGGTTGAAGCAAAGGGGGTGGAGCCAGCAGGGCGGCGACGCTGATCGCTGCCTGCTGGAGTACAGGGGCCAGGTGGACAGCAGTGCCCCTCTGGCAATCCTGCTTTCATTTCTTGGAACCGTCGGCGCTGGCAGCCTCGGACTGGTCGTACGACAGATGAATCCATCCTTGAACTGGTGGCCTCTACTGATCGCTGCTTTGGGTCCAGTAGCTGGATGGGTTTACTCACAACGTGCAAAACGTGTGGAGGAGATTCAGATTCGCCTGATCGAAGCCGAGGCAGGCGAAGGCAGCACTCTTCGACTGCGTGCCCATCGTGATGAGCTCATCGCCCTCGAACTCGCCCTTGCCGATCCACTGGAACTAGCCAGCGACGGAGCGTTGTTGACATCACCGATCTGA
- a CDS encoding N-acetylmuramoyl-L-alanine amidase, whose product MAAGLILSGVLATTAQAPHPQENDPLTGVRVALPANWTGRATSSEAMEVLVLAGHADSQGMEGAGTSGAAVDRGGARPMDPRMRDELFWNQRVRDAVVTTGQARGLKIRSYEPGQLTIPNEEDPRTNWSVGRRHHDAGGYTLEIHFDAYGNHGVGSGLIPNLRSSARRIDESLALNFGRYPLHFRGGLGAPRRGISILEIGKLEGQLEQKLRDPESRHAVIAALALRIVEAIQLGIGEAPATQKFSSPPDAVDSVPQGTDHRTNAVDE is encoded by the coding sequence ATGGCTGCGGGACTGATCCTGTCGGGCGTGTTGGCAACTACCGCCCAAGCACCACACCCCCAGGAGAACGACCCGCTCACTGGAGTCAGGGTTGCGTTGCCAGCCAACTGGACGGGCAGAGCAACAAGCTCAGAGGCCATGGAAGTTCTGGTTCTGGCAGGACATGCCGACTCCCAGGGAATGGAAGGAGCCGGGACCTCTGGAGCCGCCGTTGACCGTGGAGGAGCCCGCCCCATGGATCCGCGCATGCGCGATGAACTGTTCTGGAATCAGCGCGTTCGTGATGCCGTAGTGACAACAGGGCAGGCTCGCGGACTCAAGATCCGTTCCTATGAACCGGGTCAACTCACCATTCCGAATGAAGAAGATCCCCGCACCAACTGGTCGGTGGGTCGCCGTCACCACGATGCAGGTGGCTACACCCTCGAAATCCACTTTGATGCCTACGGGAACCACGGCGTCGGCTCAGGCCTGATCCCTAACCTGCGCAGCTCTGCGAGAAGGATTGACGAGAGCCTGGCCCTTAATTTCGGGCGCTATCCGCTCCACTTTCGCGGCGGTCTTGGCGCACCCAGGCGAGGGATCAGCATTCTCGAGATCGGGAAACTAGAGGGTCAGCTGGAGCAGAAGCTGCGGGACCCGGAAAGCCGTCATGCGGTGATCGCAGCACTGGCCCTACGGATCGTTGAGGCCATCCAGCTGGGGATCGGGGAAGCCCCAGCAACCCAAAAGTTCAGTTCACCGCCTGATGCGGTCGACAGCGTTCCTCAAGGGACGGATCATCGAACCAATGCTGTGGACGAGTGA